One stretch of Punica granatum isolate Tunisia-2019 chromosome 5, ASM765513v2, whole genome shotgun sequence DNA includes these proteins:
- the LOC116207174 gene encoding major strawberry allergen Fra a 1.06-like produces MAVTCFTHEFTTTIAPARMFKALVLEAHLLIPKIVPQGIKSIEFVQGDGGVGSIMQTNFAEGGHLKCLKHRIDALDTEKLVCKYTLVEGDVIFDKIESVVYEVKFEASGDGGCVCKKTSEYHAKAGVELKEEDIKQGKDKAMGLYKALEEYLLANPGCCA; encoded by the exons ATGGCCGTCACCTGCTTCACCCATGAGTTCACAACCACTATTGCCCCGGCAAGGATGTTTAAGGCCCTGGTCCTTGAAGCTCACTTGCTCATTCCCAAGATTGTGCCCCAGGGTATCAAGAGCATTGAGTTCGTCCAAGGAGATGGTGGAGTCGGAAGCATTATGCAGACCAACTTTGCCGAAG GTGGCCACTTGAAGTGCCTGAAGCACAGAATCGATGCCCTTGACACCGAGAAGCTGGTGTGCAAGTACACCCTGGTCGAAGGTGACGTCATCTTTGACAAGATTGAGTCGGTTGTTTATGAGGTCAAGTTCGAGGCCTCAGGTGATGGCGGATGCGTCTGCAAGAAAACCAGCGAGTACCACGCTAAGGCCGGAGTCGAGCTCAAGGAAGAGGACATCAAGCAAGGGAAAGACAAGGCCATGGGATTGTATAAGGCCCTCGAGGAGTACCTCTTGGCCAATCCTGGTTGCTGCGCTTAG